A region of the Deltaproteobacteria bacterium genome:
CATAGGCCGCCAGAACCGCGCCGACCAAAACCGGACAGGGCAGGGCCAAGATCCAGGGCAGGCCACCGTGATCATGGACGGGGATGGCCAGCCAGTACAGTGCGGCCGAGTAGGCCGGCAGGGCGGTCAGAAAACCCAGCCGGGCGGCTTCTCGACCAGTTTGGGCATTGGTCGCGGCCATGATCAGGGCCATGGGCAACAACACGATGGCCGCTGGAACGTGCAGCATCGGATTGGCGAATCCGAACCAGGCCCCAAGCAGGGCCAGGATCATGGGAACAACGGGGAGGCGGGCGGGGAAATCACGAATCAAGCGTGGGGGTGGAAACGAGAACCCATTGGATCTGTTTGACATCTGCTTCCTTGATCAAAAACGTATAGTCCTGAATGGCGAGGGATTCGTTGGTTTCCGGGACGCGGCCGAGCTGTTCGCTGATATAGCCGCCCAGGGTTTCGACCTGGTCGGATTCAAGTCGGATGCCGCATTCCTCGTACAGATCTTCCAGGCTGGTCCGGCCGGAAACAAGGAACGCCCCGGCTTCCAGAGGCTGGATTTCCTCGGGTCGCGGGGGATCGTATTCGTCCTCGATATCGCCAACGATTTCCTCGAGGACGTCCTCCAGGGTGACCAGGCCGGCCGTGCCCCCGTATTCGTCCAGAACAATGGCCATGTGCTGTTTGTTGGTCTGGAAATCGAGGAGGATGTTTTTGACGTTTTTGGTTTCCG
Encoded here:
- a CDS encoding HlyC/CorC family transporter, whose translation is MDEGSDSRLWITLKRFFSRKNECHLEEAIQEAKDEGELQNDEMSMLLNVLQLDDKQAYEIMVPRTDIVCAEITETVTEVARKVFESGHSRLPIYKETKDQIVGILHCKELLRFFAGEDQTPANLEAILRSPYFIPETKNVKNILLDFQTNKQHMAIVLDEYGGTAGLVTLEDVLEEIVGDIEDEYDPPRPEEIQPLEAGAFLVSGRTSLEDLYEECGIRLESDQVETLGGYISEQLGRVPETNESLAIQDYTFLIKEADVKQIQWVLVSTPTLDS